From a single Ciconia boyciana chromosome 11, ASM3463844v1, whole genome shotgun sequence genomic region:
- the CCDC174 gene encoding coiled-coil domain-containing protein 174, producing the protein MDRRKKPLDVAASSLVDLKAELFRKQEEFKKEKLLKDAGIFAKPKTSNKKPSIWNKQNTGVANRAEKDVEQKTEEEHILDKSRKKLEEKAKLYEKMTKGDFPDEETEDLYLVDFTQKIIDKQHEVQELYQSEAARKTLEKETDEEETQPEMEIPPPEDPDEEWVDYVDFLGRSRRCMKKDLPGLLKMDQELQGKRQGPDGNTLLSEDMRRELQRQQWEKEEEEALRKPMGPIHYEDIRENEARQLGVGYFAFSRDKELRNKQRATLDMLREQTLDQRTKREQLKEKRKAALDARLSKLRARKIKKLREAGLEEEAEKLENGELKGVTEEVEAPRVTAASRKVEVVIQERRDTKPGVPYVREWDKGKELMFGQWSKKQEELRDERDPEFAPPSDYFMGQKKDDNYRSQNLNSPETSSEKLETETAQKQEMPSVQANGSSTEDVPPSVQAYHSNVQDESASREACGSDAQDVPSSAEDDSSDDEEDMLPPAQAYGYGAQGVPPSMQAYGYGAQDVLSSMQAYGYSTHDMPFPMQAYGYGTQGMLPPMHAYGYSAHDMPFSMQAYGYGTQDVPPAMQAYGCSAQDVPPPMQACGCSAQDVPPPMQACGCSAQDVPPSVQACGCSAQDVPPPMQACGCSAQDVPPSVQTDSSDTQNQEPLYQSLDDMLSYYRQVT; encoded by the exons ATGGACCGGAGGAAGAAGCCGCTGGACGTGGCTGCATCCTCG TTGGTAGATCTCAAAGCAGAACTCTTCCGAAAACAAGAAgaattcaagaaagaaaagctattgaAAGATGCTGGCATCTTTGCAAAGCCCAAAACTTCTAATAAG AAACCAAGCATCtggaacaaacaaaacacaggagTTGCAAATCGAGCCGAGAAGGATGTTgagcagaagacagaagaggagCATATATTAGATAAATCAAG gaagaaattagaagagaaagcaaagctgtatGAGAAAATGACAAAAGGCGACTTCCCAG ATGAAGAAACTGAGGATTTGTACCTAGTGGATTTCACTCAGAAGATCATAGACAAACAGCACGAAGTACAGGAACTGTATCAGAGCGAAGCTGCTAGAAAGACtttagaaaaagagacagaTGAGGAGGAAACTCAACCTGAAATGGAAATACCACCGCCCGAGGACCCAGATGAAGAATG GGTTGATTATGTTGATTTCTTGGGCCGATCTAGACGCTGCATGAAGAAGGATTTGCCAGGTCTACTTAAAATGGATCAGGAACTTCAAGGGAAAAG acaaGGTCCTGATGGGAATACTCTGTTATCTGAAGACATGAGAAGAGAACTTCAGAGGCAGcagtgggaaaaggaagaagaagaagccCTCAGAAAACCCATGGGACCCATACATTATGAGGACATTCGAGAAAATG agGCCAGACAGCTTGGTGTTGGTTACTTTGCCTTTTCTCGTGACAAAGAACTTAGGAATAAACAACGGGCAACACTGGATATGCTAAGAGAGCAG ACACTTGATCAGAGAACTAAACGTgaacagttaaaagaaaaaaggaaggcagCTCTAGATGCAAGGCTGTCTAAACTTCGAGCACGGAAGATTAAGAAGTTAAGGGAAGCTGGATtagaggaggaagcagaaaaattgGAGAATGGAG AGTTGAAAGGTGTTACTGAGGAAGTGGAAGCTCCGAGAGTTACTGCAGCAAGTAGAAAGGTAGAGGTTGTCATCCAGGAGAGAAGAGATACAAAGCCTGGCGTACCTTATGTCCGAGAGTGGGATAAAGGCAAAG AATTGATGTTTGGACAATGgtcaaagaaacaggaagaactCAGAGATGAGCGAGATCCAGAATTTGCACCACCTTCTGATTACTTTATGGGACAAAAGAAAGATGATAATTACAGAAGTCAGAATTTGAACAGTCCTGAAACCTCCTctgaaaaactggaaacagaGACAGCACAAAAGCAAGAGATGCCATCAGTGCAGGCCAACGGCAGCAGCACTGAAGATGTGCCACCATCAGTGCAGGCTTACCACAGCAATGTTCAAGATGAGTCAGCATCAAGAGAGGCCTGTGGCAGTGACGCTCAGGATGTGCCGTCATCAGCAGAGGATGACAGCAGTGATGATGAGGAGGATATGCTGCCACCAGCACAGGCTTATGGCTACGGTGCTCAAGGTGTGCCACCATCGATGCAGGCTTACGGCTATGGCGCTCAAGATGTGCTGTCATCAATGCAGGCTTACGGCTATAGCACTCATGATATGCCATTTCCAATGCAGGCTTATGGCTACGGCACTCAAGGCATGCTGCCACCAATGCACGCTTATGGCTACAGCGCTCATGATATGCCATTTTCAATGCAGGCTTACGGCTATGGCACCCAAGATGTGCCACCGGCAATGCAGGCCTATGGCTGCAGCGCCCAAGATGTGCCGCCACCAATGCAGGCCTGTGGCTGCAGCGCCCAAGATGTGCCGCCACCAATGCAGGCCTGTGGCTGCAGCGCCCAAGATGTGCCGCCATCAGTGCAGGCCTGTGGCTGCAGCGCCCAAGATGTGCCACCACCAATGCAGGCCTGTGGCTGCAGCGCCCAAGATGTGCCGCCATCAGTGCAGACTGACAGCAGTGACACTCAAAATCAGGAACCACTTTACCAAAGTTTAGATGATATGCTGTCTTATTACAGACAAGTGACTTGA